Proteins encoded within one genomic window of Bacteroides sedimenti:
- the feoB gene encoding ferrous iron transport protein B: MRLSELKTGERGVVVKVLGHGGFRKRIVEMGFIKGKVVEVILNAPLKDPIKYKILGYEISLRRKEAGMIEIISEQEIADQQAITTDYHGSFNIERPLREEELKSVALGKRRTINVALVGNPNCGKTSLFNIASGAHEHVGNYSGVTVDAKEGFFDFQGYRFKIVDLPGTYSLSAYTPEEIYVRKHIIEETPDVIINVVDASNLERNLYLTTQLIDMNVRMVIALNMYDELESSGNKLDYRLLSKLFGVPMVPTVCKRNLGIDHLFHLVINLYEGADFFNKKGEINKEVLKELQDWHRSNVNEAEHEEHMEEYVQADKPRQKVFRHIHINHGPEIEKGIEYIKAEISKNEEIRHLYSTRYLSIKLLENDREVTRFINSLPNAEEILTIKEKAAKKIQLAMNEDSESAIMNAKYGFISGALKETYIDNQLEKDQMTKVLDTIVTHKIWGYPIFILFMWIMFQGTFTLGAYPMAGIEWLVDQLRHLVQNTMAAGPLKDMLIDGIIGGVGGVIVFLPNILLLYFFISLMEDSGYMARAAFIMDKIMHKMGLHGKSFIPLVMGFGCNVPAILASRTIENKKSRLITMLVNPLMSCSARLPIYLLLVGAFFPNNASFILLSIYVTGIALAVIIARLFSKLLIKGEDTPFVMELPPYRMPTMKAILSHTWEKGGQYLRKMGGVIMIASIIIWFLGYYPNHNSYNSPAEQQEHSYIGQIGKAIEPALKPLGYDWKLGIGLISGVGAKELVVSTLGVLYTNDAGATKTTLAERIPINATAAYSFMLFVLIYFPCIATLAAIKQESGTWKWALFAALYTTALAWVIAFSFYQIGNIIL, translated from the coding sequence ATGCGTTTATCTGAACTAAAAACAGGTGAAAGAGGCGTGGTAGTGAAGGTTTTAGGCCATGGTGGGTTTCGCAAACGCATTGTGGAAATGGGCTTCATCAAAGGCAAAGTAGTAGAAGTAATATTAAATGCCCCGCTTAAAGACCCTATTAAATATAAAATTCTAGGATATGAAATATCTCTCCGCAGAAAAGAAGCGGGGATGATTGAGATTATCAGTGAACAGGAAATTGCAGACCAGCAGGCTATTACTACAGATTATCACGGTTCATTCAATATTGAAAGACCACTGAGAGAAGAAGAACTTAAATCTGTAGCTTTAGGAAAACGCAGAACCATAAATGTGGCACTTGTTGGAAACCCAAACTGCGGAAAGACATCGCTGTTCAATATTGCGTCCGGAGCTCATGAGCATGTGGGTAATTATAGCGGAGTAACTGTTGATGCCAAAGAGGGATTCTTTGATTTCCAGGGTTATCGGTTCAAAATAGTGGATCTTCCCGGCACATACTCCCTATCCGCCTATACTCCCGAAGAGATATACGTACGAAAACATATTATAGAGGAAACCCCCGATGTTATTATCAACGTGGTAGATGCATCAAACCTGGAACGAAACCTCTATCTTACCACCCAATTGATTGACATGAACGTGCGGATGGTAATTGCACTGAATATGTACGACGAACTCGAATCGAGCGGCAACAAACTTGACTACAGATTGCTTAGCAAACTATTCGGCGTTCCGATGGTTCCAACGGTTTGCAAAAGAAACCTCGGAATCGACCACCTGTTCCACCTGGTAATAAACTTGTATGAAGGAGCCGACTTCTTCAACAAGAAAGGTGAGATAAACAAAGAGGTTCTCAAGGAATTGCAGGACTGGCACCGAAGTAATGTAAACGAGGCAGAGCACGAAGAGCACATGGAAGAGTATGTGCAAGCTGATAAGCCTCGGCAGAAAGTATTTCGCCACATCCACATTAACCACGGTCCGGAAATAGAAAAAGGAATAGAGTATATCAAAGCGGAAATATCAAAGAACGAAGAGATAAGACACCTCTACTCCACTCGTTATCTTTCAATTAAATTGTTGGAAAATGACAGGGAGGTAACAAGATTTATCAACTCATTACCTAATGCTGAAGAGATTCTAACGATAAAGGAAAAAGCTGCAAAAAAAATTCAGTTGGCAATGAACGAGGATAGTGAATCTGCAATCATGAATGCCAAGTACGGATTTATTTCAGGCGCGTTGAAAGAGACCTACATCGACAATCAGCTTGAGAAGGACCAGATGACCAAAGTGCTCGACACCATTGTTACGCATAAGATATGGGGATATCCCATTTTCATTCTTTTCATGTGGATCATGTTTCAGGGCACATTTACATTGGGAGCATACCCAATGGCCGGAATTGAATGGCTGGTAGACCAGCTCCGGCACCTGGTACAGAACACTATGGCGGCCGGGCCGCTTAAGGATATGCTGATTGATGGAATTATTGGCGGTGTGGGAGGCGTTATCGTCTTCCTGCCCAACATCTTATTGCTGTACTTCTTTATATCGCTGATGGAAGATTCGGGATATATGGCTCGTGCGGCCTTCATTATGGACAAGATTATGCACAAAATGGGATTGCACGGAAAATCGTTCATTCCACTCGTGATGGGATTTGGTTGTAATGTTCCGGCCATTCTGGCTTCCCGAACCATCGAGAACAAAAAAAGCCGACTGATTACCATGCTGGTTAACCCACTGATGAGCTGTAGTGCCCGTCTTCCCATCTATCTGCTCCTGGTTGGAGCCTTTTTCCCGAATAACGCGAGCTTTATTCTGCTTTCAATCTATGTAACCGGCATAGCGCTTGCAGTAATAATAGCCCGATTATTCAGCAAACTACTGATAAAAGGCGAAGATACTCCATTTGTTATGGAACTTCCACCCTACAGAATGCCAACAATGAAAGCCATTCTGAGCCACACATGGGAAAAGGGCGGTCAGTACCTGCGAAAAATGGGTGGAGTTATTATGATAGCTTCTATCATCATCTGGTTTTTGGGATATTATCCTAACCACAACTCTTACAACAGTCCGGCCGAACAACAGGAACATTCATACATCGGACAGATAGGCAAGGCAATTGAACCTGCGTTGAAGCCGCTGGGATATGACTGGAAATTAGGAATTGGACTCATCTCGGGAGTAGGTGCAAAAGAATTGGTGGTAAGCACACTCGGAGTACTTTATACCAATGATGCCGGAGCCACAAAAACAACTCTGGCAGAACGGATACCGATAAATGCAACTGCCGCTTACAGCTTTATGCTTTTCGTGCTTATCTATTTCCCCTGCATTGCCACTCTTGCGGCAATAAAACAGGAGTCTGGAACTTGGAAATGGGCCCTTTTTGCCGCACTGTATACTACGGCATTAGCATGGGTTATAGCTTTTAGTTTTTATCAAATAGGAAATATTATATTATAA
- the tilS gene encoding tRNA lysidine(34) synthetase TilS — MLHLQIEQYIEKEKLFGLKDKVLIALSGGADSVALLRILVYLGYSCEAAHCNFHLRGEEADRDESFVRNLCTKFNVPCHVIHFQTREYAATHKISIEMAARELRYNWFEKLRQELKADVVAVAHHKDDSVETMLLNLLRGTGINGLTGIRPKNNDIVRPLLCVSREDIISYLDGLQQEYVTDSSNLQDEYLRNKIRLNLLPLMETINPSIKSTLFSTASHLSDTATIYNKVIEEGKKRVLTPEGISIEKLLEETSPRALLYEILYPLGFNPAQIEDVYLSLERQSGKKFVSDFWMVVRDRTHLLLKELNSLNSESKANQMPEILEDRFPYSPDFIIPRDKRIACFDADKILSPVTLRKWKAGDRFVPFGMKGKKNVSDYLTDAKFSLIQKEQVYVACSGEQIIWLIGERTDNRFRIDESTKNVLLLRLI, encoded by the coding sequence ATGTTACATCTTCAGATTGAACAATATATCGAAAAAGAGAAGCTTTTTGGACTTAAAGATAAAGTTTTGATCGCTTTGAGCGGGGGTGCCGATTCAGTGGCTTTGCTCCGGATACTTGTTTATTTAGGCTATTCTTGCGAGGCTGCTCACTGTAATTTCCATTTGAGAGGTGAGGAGGCTGACCGTGATGAGAGTTTTGTCCGGAATCTTTGTACGAAATTCAATGTACCTTGTCATGTGATTCATTTTCAGACAAGAGAGTATGCTGCTACTCATAAGATTTCCATCGAGATGGCAGCCCGTGAACTTCGGTACAACTGGTTTGAAAAACTTCGCCAGGAGCTGAAAGCTGATGTGGTTGCCGTGGCTCATCATAAGGATGACAGTGTGGAAACCATGCTGCTCAACCTGCTTCGTGGTACGGGGATAAATGGCCTTACCGGCATTCGCCCAAAGAATAATGATATTGTGCGTCCGTTACTATGCGTAAGTCGGGAAGATATCATTTCATACTTGGATGGATTGCAGCAAGAATATGTAACAGACAGCAGCAATCTGCAAGATGAATATCTACGGAATAAGATTCGTCTGAACCTGCTTCCCTTGATGGAGACTATCAATCCTTCCATTAAATCGACTCTCTTTTCTACTGCTTCGCATCTTTCGGATACTGCCACTATATATAATAAAGTGATTGAAGAGGGAAAGAAAAGGGTGCTGACTCCCGAAGGTATTTCAATTGAGAAACTTTTGGAGGAAACATCTCCACGGGCGTTGCTTTATGAAATACTCTATCCGCTGGGATTTAACCCTGCTCAGATAGAAGATGTATATCTTAGTCTGGAAAGGCAGTCGGGCAAGAAATTCGTTTCTGATTTTTGGATGGTGGTGCGCGACCGGACACATCTGTTGCTAAAAGAATTGAATTCTTTAAATTCAGAGAGCAAAGCAAATCAAATGCCCGAAATACTGGAGGACCGTTTCCCGTATTCCCCCGATTTTATTATACCACGTGATAAGAGAATAGCCTGCTTTGATGCAGATAAGATTCTTTCTCCCGTAACATTAAGGAAGTGGAAAGCAGGAGACCGCTTTGTTCCATTTGGGATGAAAGGCAAAAAGAATGTGAGCGATTACCTGACCGATGCAAAATTCTCTCTCATTCAGAAAGAACAAGTCTACGTGGCTTGTTCGGGCGAACAGATTATCTGGCTTATTGGCGAACGAACCGATAATCGTTTCCGGATTGATGAAAGCACCAAAAATGTTTTGTTGTTGCGTTTAATTTGA